The following proteins are encoded in a genomic region of Periophthalmus magnuspinnatus isolate fPerMag1 chromosome 23, fPerMag1.2.pri, whole genome shotgun sequence:
- the drd4-rs gene encoding dopamine receptor D4 related sequence, translated as MSSIMDNVTPESLPGDMGLVDYNYLALILGVPLILIIILGNILVCLSVLTERSLKTATNYFIFSLAIADLLLAVLVLPLYVYSEFMGGIWTLSTSICDLLMTMDVMLCTASILNLCAISVDRYIAVVVPLKYNRNQFSVRQLALITATWVLSLGVASPVIFGLNQVPGRDPSVCKLEDDRFVVYSSICSFFVPCPVMLFLYYWMFRGLKRWSGRSRSQAGRDNRHTLSLHLNSALRRAKATTTGNQEKVVYAVAPGLSPTSPSTISQITPSVTPVTDEQDVEAVVMESDPMTMQNDSVSDADLTERRDGSQQGKYSSKSSAVKRGRRNSKSSRVSGRERKAMKVLPVVVGVFLACWTPFFVVHVTNVLCQSCHIGPTLISVVTWLGYVNSAVNPIIYTVFNPEFRNVFHKLLCCQT; from the exons ATGTCCTCCATCATGGACAATGTGACCCCGGAGAGCCTCCCAGGTGACATGGGCCTGGTGGACTACAACTATCTGGCCCTGATCTTGGGGGTGCCTCTCATATTGATCATAATCCTGGGAAACATCCTGGTGTGTCTGAGTGTGCTCACAGAGCGCTCCCTCAAAACTGCCACCAACTACTTCATATTCAGTCTGGCCATAGCCGACCTGCTGCTGGCTGTGCTGGTGCTGCCCCTCTACGTCTACTCCGAG TTCATGGGAGGAATATGGACACTGAGCACTTCCATTTGCGACTTGCTGATGACGATGGATGTAATGCTGTGTACTGCCTCCATCCTCAACCTGTGCGCCATCAGTgtggacag GTACATTGCAGTGGTGGTGCCTCTCAAGTACAACAGAAACCAGTTCAGCGTGCGGCAGCTGGCCCTCATAACTGCCACTTGGGTTTTGTCTCTGGGTGTGGCTAGTCCCGTCATCTTCGGTCTGAACCAGGTTCCTGGACGTGATCCCAGTGTGTGTAAACTGGAGGATGATCGTTTCGTGGTCTactcctccatctgctccttCTTTGTGCCTTGTCCTGTCATGCTCTTCTTATATTACTGGATGTTTCGTGGGCTGAAGCGTTGGAGTGGGCGCTCACGGTCTCAAGCTGGACGGGATAATCGCCATACTCTCTCCTTACACTTAAACTCCGCCCTCCGCCGCGCAAAAGCCACAACAACAGGAAATCAAGAAAAGGTTGTGTATGCAGTGGCACCTGGTCTGAGCCCAACTTCCCCTTCCACTATTTCCCAGATTACTCCCTCGGTTACCCCGGTGACTGATGAGCAGGATGTGGAGGCAGTGGTGATGGAGAGTGACCCCATGACAATGCAGAATGACAGTGTGTCGGATGCAGAcctgacagagaggagggacggCAGCCAGCAAGGAAAATACTCCTCCAAAAGCAGTGCAGTGAAAAGAGGCAGAAGAAACAGCAAGAGCAGCAGAGTGAGCGGACGTGAGCGCAAAGCCATGAAGGTCCTGCCAGTGGTAGTAG GTGTGTTCCTGGCCTGCTGGACTCCATTCTTCGTAGTTCACGTCACTAATGTGTTGTGTCAGTCCTGCCACATCGGGCCCACCCTGATTTCAGTGGTAACATGGCTGGGTTATGTCAACAGCGCAGTGAACCCCATCATCTACACAGTGTTCAACCCCGAGTTCAGAAACGTCTTTCACAAACTGCTTTGCTGCCAGACATGA
- the LOC117392024 gene encoding thyrotropin receptor-like, with the protein MLFWPHAVAMAHYLRVCFSIFFTTVTGAALEKCPTSCQCDWDTHSMTCSGSNMMPRFPLSTQEVWLLETKLLFVPQDAFAYLLNISHIYISNDNTLGYLEKHSFYNLPRVRHIQLTSIKTLAFIDCEAFKNLPNLKYLGIINTGIRTFPELQHIHSFQDDFVLEIVENALVKVMPANALSGISESLIVMLHSNGLREIQRFAFNGSCLEEVYLQRNMYMDQIDKFAFHGVNCGPTHIDISETKVQSLPSIGMEAIEKLQAKNTWTLKVLPPLRTFIHLQHAELTYPSHCCGLKMLRRWKGPSEMAICNLSKSTLTRPRDSSSSQLESYDSDDLQSARMSNVPVCSDVDCENKALFHVEFPTENPSEGFNFALCNSVGADTELVCYPVPDPFNPCEDVISQNFLRPLLWVVSLLALSANLLVMLTLLTSQQKLTVTRFLMGQLAFADFCMGAYLLLIASVDIYTQSHYYHYAMVWQNGAGCSLAGTLSVFACELSVYTLTLISIQRWYAIFNAMRLDNKMRLRHAVVLMIIGWALCGTVALLPVVGVSSYQKPCISHSSLSLTPRCYLCFSIL; encoded by the exons ATGCTTTTCTGGCCACATGCAGTTGCAATGGCTCATTATTTGAGagtgtgtttttctattttcttcacaacagtGACTGGAGCTGCTTTGGAGAAGTGTCCTACGTCCTGTCAGTGTGACTGGGATACTCACAGCATGACATGTTCTGGATCTAACATGATGCCAAGATTCCCCCTCAGCACACAGGAGGT GTGGCTTCTGGAGACAAAACTCTTATTTGTACCCCAAGATGCTTTTGCTTACCTGCTCAACATCTCTCACat ATACATCTCCAATGACAACACTTTAGGGTATCTGGAGAAGCATTCTTTCTACAATTTGCCCAGAGTCAGGCACAT ACAACTCACCAGCATAAAAACGTTAGCCTTTATTGACTGTGAAGCATTCAAGAATCTGCCAAATTTGAAGTACCT GGGGATCATCAACACCGGTATCAGAACATTTCCTGAGTTGCAACATATCCATTCATTTCAAGACGATTTcgtttt GGAGATTGTTGAGAATGCTCTAGTTAAAGTTATGCCTGCTAATGCTCTGAGTGGAATCTCAGAGAGTCTTATTGT AATGCTCCATAGTAATGGCTTAAGAGAGATCCAGCGCTTTGCATTTAATGGGAGTTGTCTTGAAGAAGT GTATCTCCAAAGGAATATGTATATGGACCAAATAGACAAGTTTGCTTTTCATGGAGTGAATTGTGGCCCAACTCATAT aGACATTTCAGAAACTAAAGTGCAGTCCCTGCCTTCAATAGGTATGGAAGCCATTGAAAAGCTTCAGGCTAAAAACACTTGGACTCTCAAAGTGCTTCCTCCACTTAGGACCTTCATCCATTTACAACATGCTGAATTGACCTACCCAAGTCATTGTTgtggtttaaaaatgttgaGGAGATGGAAGGG ACCCTCAGAGATGGCCATTTGCAACCTTTCAAAGAGCACACTGACAAGGCCTcgagactcctcctcctctcagttaGAAAGCTATGACTCCGATGACCTACAATCAGCACGCATGTCCAATGTTCCTGTTTGTTCAGATGTGGACTGTGAAAACAAGGCTCTTTTTCATGTGGAATTCCCGACAGAAAACCCTTCTGAGGGTTTTAACTTTGCCCTCTGTAATAGTGTTGGTGCTGACACTGAGCTTGTGTGCTACCCTGTGCCTGATCCATTCAATCCCTGTGAAGATGTAATCAGCCAAAATTTCCTCCGACCACTGCTCTGGGTGGTCAGTCTTTTGGCCCTCTCTGCCAACCTACTGGTGATGTTGACTCTTTTGACCAGTCAGCAGAAGTTAACTGTTACTCGATTTTTAATGGGCCAACTGGCTTTTGCAGACTTCTGCATGGGAGCATACCTACTCCTTATTGCATCTGTGGACATCTACACACAGTCTCATTATTACCACTATGCTATGGTTTGGCAAAATGGAGCTGGCTGTAGTCTTGCAGGAACACTATCAGTATTTGCCTGTGAGCTTTCTGTCTATACTTTAACTTTAATCAGTATTCAGAGGTGGTATGCCATTTTCAATGCTATGAGGCTGGACAACAAAATGCGCCTACGCCATGCAGTAGTATTGATGATCATAGGCTGGGCACTCTGTGGGACTGTGGCCCTGCTGCCCGTGGTTGGGGTGAGCAGTTACCAAAAG CCCTGCATCAGCCACTCATCACTGTCACTGACTCCAAG GTGCTACTTGTGCTTTTCTATCCTCTAA
- the pomk gene encoding protein O-mannose kinase, with protein MQFQMQSATSRSSTRPISHSVLAVVVCLVVLLLCNVIIYFYLDLLYNSNGQQVSSSSGCRPGYFKMATMKNCTPWLQCAEINNEVRRLKLIGQGAVKQVYLAEWRGQKVALSILTSPKYSEDFLHGLSMLRALQGPKVVQLVGFCVQDHVLVTEYHPLGSLLNLDLVLSQAHYLKHNTWQVRLRLAIDYVSILHYLHTSPAGCRVMCDSNSLEKTLSQFLLTNDLHLIVNDLDALPEVDKNKNLLAKCGHRELSGDFVAPEQLWPFVKDGKPFSDDLMPGYDEMTDIWKIPEVTQFLMERVSGGDLVHFHLFQIHKECKKKDPKLRPVAQQVLHVYKTVYSNMVRESSGVRDML; from the exons ATGCAGTTCCAG atGCAGAGTGCCACCAGTCGCAGCAGTACCAGGCCCATTTCCCACAGTGTCTTGGCTGTGGTGGTGTGCCttgttgttttacttttatgcaATGTCATCATCTACTTTTACCTGGATTTGCTGTACAACAGTAATGGACAACAGGTGTCTTCTTCCTCTGGCTGCCGACCAGGATATTTTAAAATGGCCACCATGAAGAACTGCACTCCATGGCTTCAGTGTGCAGAAATAAATAATGAAGTACGCAGGTTAAAGCTTATTGGCCAAGGAGCAGTAAAGCAG GTGTATCTGGCAGAATGGAGAGGTCAGAAGGTAGCTCTGTCCATCTTAACTTCACCTAAATACTCAGAGGATTTTCTCCATGGTTTGTCCATGTTGCGAGCCCTGCAAGGTCCCAAGGTCGTTCAGCTGGTTGGCTTCTGCGTCCAGGATCATGTCTTAGTGACAGAGTACCACCCTCTTGGCTCACTGCTTAACCTGGATTTGGTGCTTTCACAAGCTCACTACCTTAAACACAACACATGGCAGGTGCGTCTCAGGCTGGCTATAGACTACGTCTCCATACTCCATTACCTCCACACAAGTCCTGCTGGGTGCCGTGTGATGTGCGACTCCAACAGTTTGGAGAAAACCTTGTCCCAATTTTTGCTGACAAATGATTTACATCTTATAGTAAATGACTTAGATGCTCTGCCAGAAGTGGACAAAAACAAGAATTTATTAGCAAAGTGTGGGCACCGGGAGCTATCTGGGGACTTTGTTGCTCCTGAGCAGCTGTGGCCTTTTGTTAAGGATGGCAAGCCTTTCTCAGATGACCTTATGCCAGGGTACGATGAAATGACAGACATTTGGAAGATACCAGAAGTGACACAATTCCTGATGGAAAGAGTATCTGGGGGTGATTTAGTTCACTTCCATCTTTTTCAAATCCACAAAGAATGCAAAAAAAAGGACCCAAAACTTCGGCCGGTGGCTCAACAAGTTTTACATGTGTACAAAACGGTTTATAGCAATATGGTGAGGGAGAGCTCAGGTGTAAGAGATATGCTGTGA